In a genomic window of Streptomyces sp. NBC_01231:
- a CDS encoding glycoside hydrolase family 13 protein — protein MTAPRADRSARPGPPVDLSSRDPDWWRQAVVYQVYPRSFADADGDGLGDLKGVTRRLNHLAALGVDALWLSPFYPSELADGGYDVADYRDVDPRLGSLDDFDELAAEAHRLGLKVIVDLVPNHTSHQHVWFQEALAAGPGSAARDRYVFRDGRGTHGEHPPTDWQSVFGGSAWQRVPDGQWYLHLFAPQQPDLNWANEEIRADFRTTLRFWADRGVDGFRVDVAHALAKDLDEPLRDLGAHALGGEDALAEFPPGAHPYYDRDDVHDIYRDWRRVFDSYSPPRMAIAEAWVLGDRRALYAHPDGLGQAFNFEYLQTGWDAEELRQVIAHSLATAREVGASATWVLSNHDVVRHTSRLMLPPGTDDNAWLLTGGHAPAVDEAAGLRRARAATLLMLALPGSSYVYQGEELGLPEVADLPVEVLQDPIWEQTGRVRKGRDGCRVPLPWATTGPSYGFGAGGAWLPQPESFARYAVEAQDGTDGSTLEFYRTALRARRKLQEGESLTWADDSPPGVLDFARHGGWRCVTNLSGTPVPLPPGEVLLSSAPLADGRLGPDTTVWVA, from the coding sequence GTGACCGCCCCCCGCGCCGACCGTTCCGCCCGCCCCGGCCCGCCTGTCGACCTGTCCTCCCGCGACCCCGACTGGTGGCGGCAGGCCGTCGTCTACCAGGTCTATCCCCGCAGCTTCGCCGACGCCGACGGCGACGGCCTCGGGGACCTGAAGGGCGTCACCCGGCGGCTGAACCACCTCGCGGCCCTCGGTGTCGACGCCCTCTGGCTCAGCCCCTTCTACCCCTCCGAACTCGCCGACGGCGGCTACGACGTCGCCGATTACCGTGACGTCGACCCGCGCCTGGGCAGCCTCGACGACTTCGACGAACTGGCCGCCGAGGCCCACCGTCTCGGCCTCAAGGTGATCGTCGACCTCGTCCCCAACCACACCTCCCACCAGCACGTCTGGTTCCAGGAGGCCCTTGCCGCCGGCCCCGGCTCCGCCGCCCGCGACCGCTACGTCTTCCGTGACGGCCGCGGCACCCACGGCGAGCACCCGCCCACCGACTGGCAGTCCGTCTTCGGCGGCAGCGCCTGGCAGCGGGTGCCGGACGGACAGTGGTACCTGCACCTGTTCGCGCCCCAGCAGCCCGACCTGAACTGGGCGAACGAGGAGATCCGCGCCGACTTCCGCACCACCCTGCGCTTCTGGGCCGACCGCGGCGTCGACGGCTTCCGCGTCGATGTCGCCCACGCCCTCGCCAAAGATCTCGACGAGCCGCTGCGCGACCTCGGCGCCCACGCGCTCGGCGGCGAGGATGCCCTGGCCGAGTTCCCGCCCGGCGCCCACCCCTACTACGACCGCGACGACGTCCACGACATCTACCGCGACTGGCGCAGGGTCTTCGACTCCTACTCCCCGCCCCGGATGGCCATCGCCGAGGCCTGGGTCCTGGGCGACCGACGCGCGCTGTACGCCCACCCGGACGGACTCGGCCAGGCCTTCAACTTCGAGTACCTCCAGACCGGCTGGGACGCGGAGGAGCTGCGCCAGGTCATCGCCCACTCGCTGGCCACGGCGCGGGAGGTCGGCGCCTCCGCCACCTGGGTGCTCTCCAACCACGACGTCGTCCGGCACACCTCCCGCCTGATGCTCCCGCCCGGCACCGACGACAACGCCTGGCTGCTGACCGGCGGCCACGCCCCGGCGGTGGACGAGGCGGCGGGCCTACGACGAGCCCGGGCGGCCACGCTGCTGATGCTGGCGCTGCCCGGGTCGTCGTACGTCTACCAGGGCGAGGAACTCGGCCTGCCCGAGGTCGCCGACCTGCCCGTCGAGGTGCTCCAGGACCCGATCTGGGAACAGACGGGACGCGTCCGCAAGGGGCGCGACGGATGCCGGGTGCCGCTGCCGTGGGCGACGACGGGACCGTCGTACGGCTTCGGGGCGGGTGGTGCCTGGCTGCCGCAGCCGGAGAGCTTCGCGCGCTACGCCGTCGAGGCGCAGGACGGGACCGACGGCTCGACCCTGGAGTTCTACCGCACGGCCCTGAGGGCGCGCCGCAAACTCCAGGAGGGCGAGTCGCTGACCTGGGCGGACGACAGCCCGCCCGGGGTGCTGGACTTCGCCCGCCACGGCGGCTGGCGCTGTGTCACCAACCTGTCCGGGACGCCCGTTCCGCTGCCGCCCGGAGAGGTTCTGCTGAGCAGTGCTCCCCTGGCGGACGGGCGGCTCGGCCCGGACACCACGGTGTGGGTCGCGTAG
- a CDS encoding alpha/beta fold hydrolase, translating into MSESTYAADTFGSPTPVLSVSPVMLAAPGRAVDLEVRVSAPVTGSDLPVLLLSHGQGYSSHLSSLNGYAPLVNYWAAHGFVVIQPTHLSSRTLSLDPGTPGAPMYWRSRAEDMTRVLDQLDAIEAAVPQLLGRLDRSRVAVAGHSMGGHTASLLLGARLTDPDDGTEVNLVEPRIKAGVLLAAPGRGGDALTESVAEALSFFLTTDFSEMTTPTLVVAGDKDVSGHLTVRGPDWHADPYHLAPGPRSLLTLFDAEHGLGGISGYDVAETTDENLERVSAVQRLTWAYLRSELYPGDSAWQAACDALTAGPDPLGRVESK; encoded by the coding sequence ATGAGTGAATCGACGTACGCGGCCGACACGTTCGGCTCGCCCACTCCCGTCCTCTCGGTCTCTCCGGTGATGCTGGCGGCTCCCGGCCGAGCCGTGGACCTGGAGGTGCGGGTCTCCGCGCCCGTGACGGGGAGCGACCTGCCGGTCCTCCTCCTCTCGCACGGTCAGGGCTACTCCAGCCACCTCTCCTCGCTGAACGGCTACGCCCCTCTCGTCAACTACTGGGCGGCGCACGGCTTCGTCGTGATCCAGCCCACCCATCTGAGTTCGAGGACGCTGAGCCTGGATCCCGGCACCCCCGGGGCACCGATGTACTGGCGGTCCCGGGCCGAGGACATGACGCGCGTCCTCGACCAGCTCGACGCGATCGAGGCCGCCGTCCCGCAGCTCCTCGGGCGCCTGGACCGAAGCAGGGTCGCCGTAGCCGGGCACTCGATGGGCGGCCACACCGCGAGCCTGCTGCTGGGCGCACGGCTCACCGATCCGGATGACGGAACGGAGGTGAACCTGGTCGAGCCCCGGATCAAGGCGGGTGTCCTGCTTGCCGCGCCCGGCAGGGGCGGCGACGCCCTCACCGAGTCCGTGGCGGAGGCTCTCTCCTTCTTCCTGACCACGGACTTCTCCGAGATGACGACGCCCACGCTGGTGGTCGCCGGTGACAAGGACGTCTCCGGCCATCTGACGGTGCGGGGCCCGGACTGGCACGCCGACCCGTACCACCTGGCCCCGGGCCCCAGGTCCCTGCTCACCCTGTTCGACGCGGAACACGGGCTCGGCGGGATCTCCGGATACGACGTCGCCGAGACCACGGACGAGAACCTCGAGCGGGTGTCCGCGGTCCAGCGCCTCACCTGGGCCTACCTCCGCAGCGAGCTCTACCCCGGGGACTCCGCCTGGCAGGCGGCGTGTGACGCGCTGACGGCCGGCCCCGACCCGCTCGGGCGGGTCGAATCCAAGTAG
- a CDS encoding FxLYD domain-containing protein: MAGTRARRATHAAATTVTAAALTGLALAAVTGLTGCSGDDSPSSTVSKAESAARSAGREATAAASSLASRATEALESATAEAGRRLDDIKGGVDAKDSVALGEPAADGDRTKVEVTAKNSTDSTKSFAVQVDFTDEAGSLLDTVVVTVSDVPAGDSGKATARSNRQLTGEVRAKAARAVRY; this comes from the coding sequence ATGGCCGGTACCCGCGCACGCAGGGCGACGCACGCGGCGGCAACGACGGTCACGGCCGCCGCCCTGACCGGTCTGGCCCTGGCCGCTGTGACCGGCCTGACCGGCTGCTCCGGCGACGACAGCCCGTCGAGCACGGTCAGCAAGGCCGAGTCGGCTGCCCGGTCGGCCGGCAGGGAGGCGACCGCCGCCGCGTCCTCGCTCGCCTCCCGGGCCACCGAGGCGTTGGAGTCGGCGACGGCGGAGGCGGGCCGCAGGCTCGACGACATCAAGGGCGGCGTGGACGCGAAGGACTCCGTCGCACTGGGCGAGCCGGCGGCCGACGGCGACCGTACGAAGGTGGAGGTCACCGCCAAGAACTCCACCGATTCCACGAAGTCCTTCGCGGTCCAGGTCGACTTCACCGATGAGGCCGGCAGTCTGCTCGACACGGTCGTGGTGACCGTCTCCGACGTCCCGGCCGGCGACTCCGGCAAGGCGACGGCCCGCAGCAACCGTCAGTTGACCGGCGAAGTGAGGGCTAAGGCGGCGCGGGCGGTGCGGTACTGA
- a CDS encoding GntR family transcriptional regulator, whose protein sequence is MPREAPYLEVADSLRARILRGEWEVGFRLPSRAQLAEEYGVGRNVTQRAMDRLIIEGLLEGRAGSGTYVRKPRERMRMVRSRHRERRGGSPFRADMKERGQAGTWDAHSQARVPAPDSIAERLAINPGDPCVTTRYEFLADGRPVQLSESWEPMAITDGTPIVLPEMGPLAGTGVVDRMHSIGVEVETAVEVPRPARATQAQANLLGISVGDLVLEIERTYYDSDGRPVETADIVVPDVRWEVAYEFGVDRT, encoded by the coding sequence ATGCCCCGAGAGGCGCCGTACCTCGAAGTAGCCGACTCACTGCGTGCCCGGATCCTCAGGGGAGAGTGGGAGGTCGGCTTCCGTCTCCCCTCACGGGCACAGCTCGCCGAGGAGTACGGCGTCGGCCGCAACGTCACGCAGCGAGCCATGGACCGCCTGATCATCGAGGGCCTCCTCGAGGGGCGTGCGGGATCTGGCACGTACGTCCGCAAGCCGCGTGAACGGATGCGCATGGTCCGCTCACGACACCGCGAACGCCGGGGAGGATCCCCTTTCCGCGCCGACATGAAGGAGCGGGGGCAGGCCGGGACCTGGGACGCGCACAGTCAGGCCCGAGTCCCCGCCCCGGATTCCATCGCGGAGCGGCTCGCCATCAACCCGGGGGATCCCTGCGTGACCACCCGGTACGAGTTCCTGGCAGACGGGCGCCCGGTCCAACTGTCCGAGTCCTGGGAGCCGATGGCCATCACGGACGGAACACCGATCGTGCTCCCAGAAATGGGACCCCTGGCCGGCACGGGAGTGGTCGACCGCATGCACTCCATCGGCGTGGAGGTCGAGACGGCGGTGGAGGTGCCGCGCCCCGCCAGGGCAACCCAGGCCCAGGCCAACCTGCTGGGCATCAGCGTCGGGGACTTGGTACTTGAGATCGAGCGGACGTACTACGACAGCGATGGGCGGCCTGTAGAGACCGCGGACATCGTCGTTCCGGACGTTCGCTGGGAAGTGGCCTACGAGTTCGGGGTGGACCGGACGTAG
- a CDS encoding aminopeptidase P family protein — protein sequence MERAARHAALVGLSGLLVSPGPDMVWLCGHRPISSTERLTLLVLTPDSDPRLLVPASERPDAEASPGAGALRISAWRDGQDPYAAAAGLLRPHGRYGVSDATWSLHLLGLQEALPLTTYRPLTVALPMLRAVKDEHEVARLAAAGAAADATYEEILSVRFAGRRETDVAADLARLLREHGHSQVDFTVVGAGPNGANPHHGAGGRVIADGDMVVLDFGGLKDGYGSDTTRTVHVGEPTDEERAVHEVVRAAQQAAFEAVRPYVPCQEVDRTARAVIEDAGYGEHFVHRTGHGIGVTTHEPPYLVEGEDQPLVPGMCFSIEPGVYLPGRFGVRIEDIVTCTRTGGRRLNATPHEMAIVN from the coding sequence ATGGAACGAGCCGCCCGGCACGCCGCGCTCGTAGGCCTGTCCGGACTCCTCGTGTCCCCCGGCCCCGACATGGTCTGGCTCTGCGGCCACCGCCCGATCTCGAGCACCGAACGCCTCACCCTCCTCGTCCTCACCCCCGACTCCGACCCCCGGCTGCTGGTCCCGGCGTCGGAGCGCCCGGACGCGGAGGCGTCGCCCGGGGCGGGTGCCCTGCGGATCTCCGCGTGGCGGGACGGCCAGGACCCGTACGCGGCGGCGGCCGGGCTGCTGCGTCCGCACGGCCGTTACGGCGTCTCCGACGCGACCTGGTCGCTGCACCTGCTGGGTCTCCAGGAGGCGCTGCCGCTGACCACGTACCGCCCTCTGACCGTCGCGCTGCCGATGCTGCGAGCCGTCAAGGACGAGCACGAGGTGGCCCGGCTCGCGGCGGCGGGCGCCGCGGCGGACGCGACGTACGAGGAGATCCTCTCCGTACGGTTCGCCGGGCGCCGCGAGACCGACGTGGCCGCCGACCTGGCCCGCCTGCTGCGCGAACACGGCCACAGCCAGGTCGACTTCACGGTGGTGGGCGCCGGGCCCAACGGTGCGAACCCGCATCACGGGGCAGGCGGGCGGGTGATCGCCGACGGCGACATGGTGGTCCTGGACTTCGGCGGCCTCAAGGACGGCTACGGCTCCGACACCACTCGTACGGTGCATGTGGGCGAGCCGACGGACGAGGAGCGCGCGGTCCATGAGGTCGTCCGCGCCGCCCAGCAGGCCGCCTTCGAGGCCGTACGGCCGTATGTGCCCTGCCAGGAGGTCGACCGGACGGCCCGTGCCGTGATCGAGGACGCCGGATACGGCGAGCACTTCGTCCACCGCACCGGCCACGGCATCGGCGTCACGACCCACGAACCGCCGTACCTGGTCGAGGGCGAGGACCAGCCCCTCGTCCCCGGCATGTGCTTCTCCATCGAACCGGGCGTGTATCTTCCGGGCCGCTTCGGCGTCCGCATCGAGGACATCGTGACGTGCACGCGGACGGGCGGGCGCCGCCTGAACGCGACACCGCACGAGATGGCGATCGTGAACTGA
- a CDS encoding DUF6479 family protein, translated as MSTATFVLAATSSEVLNVIAAFAGGLFIAGALVFAVVFGMRVRDRELPRPRPEDQPHLPLTGPIHEIREMREPDEVPVHADKRERLMPYQLHASGTRRGKDQVRKRWLPGSSGSFGSGGIGHT; from the coding sequence ATGAGTACAGCGACGTTCGTACTAGCGGCCACGTCGAGCGAGGTACTCAACGTGATCGCCGCCTTCGCAGGTGGGCTGTTCATCGCCGGCGCACTGGTGTTCGCCGTGGTGTTCGGCATGCGGGTCCGGGACCGGGAACTGCCGCGGCCCCGCCCCGAGGATCAGCCGCACCTTCCCCTGACCGGCCCGATCCATGAGATCCGGGAGATGCGGGAGCCGGACGAAGTGCCGGTGCACGCGGACAAGCGGGAACGGCTCATGCCGTACCAGCTCCACGCCTCCGGAACCCGACGCGGAAAGGACCAGGTGCGAAAGCGCTGGCTGCCGGGTTCCAGCGGCTCCTTCGGCAGCGGCGGCATCGGTCACACATGA
- a CDS encoding DUF6445 family protein, with protein sequence MSMPQRSSRPGRAAASLPVLPYRKPTKGRDYWVIDDVLPDVDAVREGCLGKDDWVEGYPHKPEAWPGLRAMPGLDPAQLARVERAVKKATGARELWVQKAPGGGTLNHNCVQVVGEGESTPRPHTDSRSLCRYAAVLYLNSGVPKDCGTSFYRQSLPGGRLGGNVVQAPHNNLVDALGTRFVAPDAFEEDVRVPHRYNRLLLYNANLVHSATGYHGRTLAEKRMTAVFFWMA encoded by the coding sequence ATGTCCATGCCACAGCGGTCCTCGCGGCCCGGGAGGGCTGCCGCGTCTCTCCCCGTCCTTCCCTACCGCAAGCCCACCAAGGGCCGCGACTACTGGGTGATCGACGACGTGCTGCCCGACGTCGACGCCGTGCGGGAAGGCTGTCTCGGCAAGGACGACTGGGTCGAGGGATATCCGCACAAGCCGGAGGCGTGGCCGGGGCTGCGGGCGATGCCCGGGCTTGATCCGGCACAACTCGCGCGGGTGGAGCGGGCGGTGAAGAAGGCGACCGGGGCCAGGGAACTGTGGGTGCAGAAGGCGCCGGGCGGGGGCACCCTCAACCACAACTGCGTGCAGGTGGTGGGGGAGGGGGAGAGTACGCCCCGGCCGCACACGGACTCGCGGTCGCTGTGCCGGTACGCGGCCGTGCTGTATCTCAACTCCGGTGTGCCCAAGGACTGCGGGACCAGTTTCTACCGGCAGTCCCTGCCCGGCGGGCGGCTCGGCGGCAATGTCGTGCAGGCCCCGCACAACAACCTCGTCGACGCGCTCGGTACGCGGTTCGTCGCGCCCGACGCCTTTGAGGAGGACGTACGCGTGCCTCACCGGTACAACCGCCTGCTCCTCTACAACGCCAACCTCGTGCACAGCGCGACCGGTTACCACGGCCGCACGTTGGCGGAGAAGCGGATGACCGCCGTCTTCTTCTGGATGGCCTGA
- the mycP gene encoding type VII secretion-associated serine protease mycosin translates to MRTSSTRHRGRRATVTAILGLLLVGTAGTPASASTREEQWFLDAMKAEQMWQTSTGKGITVAVIDTGVDPNNGDLKGRVLAGKDLAPDQPGDEHTDYDGHGTGMAGLIAGTGAYDGGNGAFGLAPGSKILPIRLPKSGTEANLAVGNKVFNKVLAPAIRYAADEGARVINISQAATGGSPQVTAAVEYALDKGSLIFAGAGNDGNKANQIMYPAGTPGVVGVAAVGKDLRRTDVSEYGPQVDMAAPGEDMLHACGGETGLCETSGTSDATALASASAALIWSKHPTWTNNQVLRVMLNTIGAPTDGKKRNDAIGYGIVRPRIALQNPGDPGKADVYPLPDLAAAEASASPSANASASEAGNAPAKGADSQASASPSEDSGNTGLWIGLGVGAAVLVAALAGFAITRRRRA, encoded by the coding sequence ATGCGTACCAGTAGCACTCGACACAGGGGTCGCCGCGCGACGGTCACGGCGATCCTCGGCCTGCTACTGGTGGGCACTGCAGGCACGCCGGCCAGCGCGTCGACTCGTGAGGAGCAGTGGTTCCTCGACGCGATGAAGGCCGAGCAGATGTGGCAGACCAGCACCGGCAAGGGCATCACGGTCGCCGTCATCGACACCGGTGTCGACCCGAACAACGGCGACCTGAAGGGACGTGTCCTCGCGGGCAAGGATCTCGCCCCAGACCAGCCCGGCGACGAACACACCGACTACGACGGCCACGGCACGGGTATGGCCGGACTGATCGCCGGAACCGGAGCGTACGACGGCGGAAACGGTGCCTTCGGGCTGGCCCCTGGTTCCAAGATTCTTCCGATTCGTCTGCCCAAGAGCGGCACGGAAGCCAACCTGGCCGTGGGAAACAAAGTCTTCAACAAAGTGCTCGCTCCGGCGATCCGCTACGCCGCCGATGAGGGCGCGAGAGTCATCAATATCTCGCAGGCGGCTACAGGAGGTTCACCGCAGGTGACCGCAGCGGTCGAATACGCCCTCGACAAAGGATCGTTGATCTTTGCCGGTGCGGGAAACGATGGAAACAAGGCCAACCAGATCATGTATCCGGCAGGCACACCAGGCGTCGTAGGTGTCGCGGCAGTGGGCAAGGACCTCCGAAGGACCGACGTATCCGAATACGGGCCGCAGGTTGACATGGCCGCACCGGGCGAGGACATGCTGCACGCCTGCGGAGGCGAGACCGGCCTGTGCGAGACCAGCGGCACCAGCGACGCCACTGCCCTGGCCTCCGCCAGCGCCGCCCTGATCTGGTCCAAGCACCCCACCTGGACCAACAACCAGGTCCTCCGCGTCATGCTCAACACCATCGGCGCCCCCACGGACGGCAAGAAGCGCAACGACGCCATCGGCTACGGCATCGTCCGGCCCCGCATCGCCTTGCAGAACCCGGGCGACCCTGGCAAGGCGGATGTCTATCCCCTCCCGGACCTCGCAGCCGCGGAGGCATCGGCGTCACCGAGCGCAAACGCCTCGGCGTCTGAAGCTGGAAACGCGCCTGCAAAGGGAGCCGACTCCCAAGCCTCAGCTTCACCCTCCGAGGACAGCGGGAACACCGGCCTCTGGATCGGCCTGGGCGTCGGTGCCGCAGTGCTGGTCGCAGCCCTGGCCGGCTTCGCCATAACCAGGCGCCGACGCGCATGA
- a CDS encoding LPXTG cell wall anchor domain-containing protein: MSIARRVTARRLLGTGAAALVLCAVSAPTSWAHGTPGGDGWKSGGTYKPGTGAGTETGTDRCQFSLDGSNFFDSVKVDDQNLKPTDDGKVHVKVRTAGDATSCTASLASYLAHGATFNTSGEQVFVDFDTVTVKPGQTESLDIAVPDAGCFAQVDLYRGAVKFDGELDAKDGFVHGELPKGPERPVIKDKLIAGWNGGTKDCTTVPSEPPATPTSPPATTPEQPEPSTPAEETTPPATEPPAGETPGTDTPTPSASESTTAPATTPKGGGDDLAETGANSNTGPIAIGAAVLLAGGAGLVVMTRRRKATRS; encoded by the coding sequence ATGTCCATAGCCAGACGTGTCACCGCGCGCCGCCTGCTGGGGACGGGTGCCGCGGCGCTCGTCCTCTGCGCCGTCTCAGCCCCGACCTCCTGGGCCCACGGCACTCCTGGCGGCGACGGATGGAAGTCCGGCGGCACCTACAAGCCCGGCACGGGCGCGGGCACGGAGACCGGGACCGACCGCTGCCAGTTCTCCCTGGACGGCTCGAACTTCTTCGACTCGGTCAAGGTCGACGACCAGAACCTCAAGCCCACCGACGACGGCAAGGTCCACGTCAAGGTCCGCACCGCCGGTGACGCCACCTCCTGCACCGCCTCGCTGGCCTCGTACCTCGCCCACGGCGCCACCTTCAACACCTCCGGCGAGCAGGTCTTCGTCGACTTCGACACGGTGACCGTGAAGCCGGGGCAGACCGAGTCCCTCGACATCGCGGTTCCGGACGCGGGCTGCTTCGCGCAGGTCGACCTGTACCGGGGCGCGGTCAAGTTCGACGGCGAGCTCGACGCCAAGGACGGCTTCGTCCACGGCGAGCTGCCCAAGGGCCCCGAGCGCCCGGTCATCAAGGACAAGCTGATCGCGGGCTGGAACGGCGGCACGAAGGACTGCACGACGGTCCCGTCCGAGCCGCCGGCCACCCCGACCTCTCCGCCCGCGACGACCCCGGAGCAGCCCGAGCCCTCGACGCCGGCGGAGGAGACCACGCCTCCGGCCACCGAGCCCCCGGCCGGCGAGACCCCTGGTACCGACACCCCCACCCCCTCGGCCTCCGAGTCCACCACCGCCCCGGCCACCACGCCGAAGGGCGGCGGCGACGACCTCGCGGAGACCGGCGCCAACAGCAACACCGGCCCGATCGCGATCGGCGCGGCGGTGCTGCTGGCGGGCGGGGCGGGCCTCGTGGTCATGACGCGGCGTCGCAAGGCGACTCGCTCCTGA
- a CDS encoding DUF4142 domain-containing protein, giving the protein MGTLFVGGALTLTLAALAYPSMLGLDTVSSSQDRVISQTQWGPLTEGDRDFVVKVRAAGLWEYPVGQIGVGKGTAKEVVTASNHLIDGHAALDTTCRKIAPMLNITLPNVASPQQVGFVNQLSADPKGTQFDSDFANILRVTHGSIFNTIAKIRSTTKNSLVRQLADQANATVLDHITVMENTGMVNFDQALFTQTTPPKLPSDQLTPPAAQPGEPMIVLTPPPTATTTPPTIRQ; this is encoded by the coding sequence ATGGGAACTCTCTTCGTGGGTGGTGCTCTCACGTTGACCCTGGCGGCGCTCGCCTATCCCTCGATGCTCGGTCTCGACACCGTCTCCAGCTCCCAGGACCGGGTCATCTCCCAGACCCAGTGGGGGCCGTTGACGGAGGGAGACCGGGACTTCGTGGTCAAGGTCCGGGCGGCCGGGCTGTGGGAATACCCCGTGGGGCAGATCGGGGTGGGCAAGGGGACGGCGAAGGAGGTCGTGACGGCCTCCAACCACCTGATCGACGGTCACGCCGCGCTGGACACGACCTGCCGCAAGATCGCCCCCATGCTCAACATCACCCTGCCCAACGTGGCCAGTCCGCAACAGGTGGGGTTCGTCAACCAGCTGTCCGCGGACCCCAAGGGCACGCAGTTCGACTCCGACTTCGCCAACATCCTTCGGGTGACGCACGGTTCGATCTTCAACACGATCGCGAAGATCCGTTCCACCACGAAGAACAGCCTGGTGCGGCAGCTGGCAGACCAGGCCAACGCCACCGTCCTGGACCACATCACGGTCATGGAGAACACCGGCATGGTCAACTTCGACCAGGCCCTCTTCACCCAGACCACCCCACCGAAGCTGCCCTCGGACCAGCTCACCCCGCCCGCGGCGCAGCCCGGCGAACCGATGATCGTCCTCACCCCGCCGCCGACCGCCACGACGACCCCGCCGACCATCAGGCAGTAG
- a CDS encoding translation initiation factor IF-2: MPVKGPAGGTPFEDMSHEQMLAWLDQANSGTVQAAADRLIAAAEEIRSIAEDLKVRPQYVEWKGEGAQSFRTWAGDLANSTLRLGDFSEDAAKWLGQASGAIATAQTSIPRDMPGAKANLAAAQSAHNDPDAAAVSAKSRSELDALTANREQVRLDAAAQMRKLGQSYQVSATEMAKLERPKFPPPPEAFVPPEARQVDDGVVDRARPGSSAVAPLHSGSPSAASAGAPDPRQSSSVPSPERRPQLDVDQPTRMGIDSVDTLPSRTQSPHGVPETLPSPDQLKGGGPTPQTGTTPPAFGTPVNTPAGQGRASGVGRMPFQSGQGATANPVRMPGGGGGNGNGVVGGRALPQSPGKSMGIPRGTVVGGEGTAPRGPMGPTAGSTNQVGRAAGQQNLTPGRRPSASNGGVIGGRQLPNDGAGSPRPQQPGRTGAAVARPATPGTPASPGTAGRGVVGGTSNAGRQSERHGGGGSGASASHQTPANRTRNGNGNGNGRPYGVVEDEETWRQGIRPAVPPVID, translated from the coding sequence ATGCCGGTCAAGGGACCTGCGGGCGGCACGCCCTTCGAGGACATGAGCCACGAGCAGATGCTGGCGTGGCTGGATCAGGCCAACTCCGGGACGGTGCAGGCCGCCGCCGACCGTCTCATCGCGGCGGCCGAGGAGATCCGCAGCATCGCCGAGGACCTCAAGGTCCGCCCCCAGTACGTGGAGTGGAAGGGCGAGGGCGCCCAGTCGTTCCGCACCTGGGCCGGCGATCTCGCCAACTCCACGCTGCGGCTGGGTGACTTCAGCGAGGACGCGGCGAAGTGGCTGGGGCAGGCGTCGGGGGCGATCGCCACGGCACAGACGTCCATCCCCCGCGACATGCCGGGCGCGAAGGCGAACCTCGCGGCGGCGCAGTCCGCGCACAACGATCCGGACGCGGCGGCGGTGAGCGCCAAGTCCCGAAGCGAACTGGACGCGCTGACGGCGAACCGGGAGCAGGTCCGCCTCGATGCGGCCGCGCAGATGCGGAAGCTGGGGCAGTCGTATCAGGTGTCGGCGACGGAGATGGCGAAGCTGGAGAGGCCTAAGTTTCCTCCGCCGCCGGAGGCGTTTGTGCCGCCGGAGGCGCGTCAGGTTGACGACGGCGTTGTGGACAGGGCTCGTCCTGGTAGTTCGGCGGTGGCGCCCCTTCATTCCGGAAGCCCTTCCGCAGCTTCTGCGGGCGCTCCCGACCCGCGGCAGTCCTCAAGCGTGCCCTCGCCTGAACGCCGTCCGCAGCTGGACGTGGATCAGCCCACACGGATGGGCATCGACTCCGTAGACACGCTGCCTTCGCGTACACAGTCCCCGCATGGTGTGCCGGAAACCCTGCCCAGCCCGGACCAGCTGAAGGGTGGTGGTCCGACGCCTCAGACCGGCACGACTCCTCCGGCGTTCGGCACCCCGGTCAACACCCCGGCAGGGCAAGGGCGGGCTTCTGGCGTGGGCCGGATGCCCTTCCAGTCTGGGCAAGGGGCAACGGCGAATCCCGTACGGATGCCAGGAGGCGGCGGCGGAAACGGCAACGGTGTCGTCGGAGGTCGCGCGTTGCCCCAGTCTCCAGGCAAGTCGATGGGCATCCCGCGCGGAACCGTCGTAGGCGGCGAGGGGACGGCCCCGCGTGGACCGATGGGCCCAACCGCCGGTTCGACAAACCAAGTCGGTCGTGCAGCCGGCCAGCAGAACCTGACACCTGGTCGTCGTCCCTCGGCCTCGAACGGCGGCGTCATCGGCGGCCGTCAGCTCCCGAACGACGGTGCGGGGAGCCCCCGTCCGCAGCAGCCAGGACGTACGGGAGCGGCGGTGGCCAGACCGGCCACCCCAGGCACCCCAGCGAGTCCCGGCACAGCGGGTCGCGGTGTCGTAGGCGGCACGTCCAACGCCGGGCGCCAGAGCGAGCGGCACGGGGGCGGCGGATCTGGCGCTTCTGCTTCTCACCAGACTCCGGCGAACAGAACGCGCAACGGCAACGGCAACGGCAACGGGCGACCATATGGCGTGGTCGAGGATGAGGAGACCTGGCGACAGGGCATCCGCCCCGCCGTCCCGCCGGTCATCGACTGA